One window from the genome of Bacillus weihaiensis encodes:
- the ligA gene encoding NAD-dependent DNA ligase LigA — MDKQSAEKRVQELHELLNTYNYEYHVLDKPSVPDSEYDQRLHELLTIEAEFTELKTPDSPTQRVGGSILDAFQKVVHNTPMLSLGNAFNEQDLRDFDRRVRQAVGDDVQYVVELKIDGLAVSLRYENGLFVQAATRGDGTTGEDITENVKTIRSIPLRLKNAVTLEVRGEVFMPKKSFETLNELRLQAEEEPFANPRNAAAGSIRQLDPKIAAKRNLDIFLYSIADLGGTGIERHSEALDYLEKEGFKTNAERKKCETIEEVLSVIEGISEKRANLSYDIDGIVIKVDSLAQQEELGFTAKSPRWAIAYKFPAEEVMTKLLDIELSVGRTGVITPTAILEPVRVAGTTVQRASLHNEDLIREKDIKIGDTVVVKKAGDIIPEVVNVLTEQRTGEEKTFTMPTHCPACESELVRIEGEVALRCINPQCPAQITEGLIHFVSRNAMNIDGLGERVVIQLFQAGLIKDVADLYRLTRDQLLQLERMGEKSTDNLLKAIEQSKDNSLERLLFGLGIRHVGAKAAKTLAQNFETIEQLQEATVEQLIAINEIGDKMADAIHTYFQNPDVQHLIQELQSLGVNTSYKGPKLVKVEDSDSYLAGKTVVLTGKLEQMSRNEAKEGIEALGGKVTGSVSKSTDLVVAGEAAGSKLKKAEELQIEVWDEARLIEEMKK, encoded by the coding sequence ATGGATAAACAATCAGCAGAAAAAAGAGTTCAAGAGCTACACGAGCTCTTAAATACCTATAATTATGAATATCATGTATTAGATAAACCGAGTGTTCCAGACTCTGAGTATGATCAACGATTACATGAATTACTAACAATAGAAGCAGAATTTACCGAATTAAAAACACCGGATTCTCCTACGCAGCGAGTAGGGGGATCCATCCTTGATGCCTTTCAAAAGGTAGTCCATAATACCCCGATGCTAAGTCTTGGAAATGCGTTTAATGAACAAGATTTACGTGATTTTGACCGTCGTGTGAGACAGGCTGTAGGAGATGATGTGCAGTATGTCGTTGAACTTAAGATCGATGGACTAGCAGTGTCCTTGCGCTATGAGAATGGATTATTTGTTCAAGCTGCCACTAGAGGTGACGGGACAACGGGAGAGGACATTACGGAAAACGTAAAAACCATTCGTTCAATTCCATTGCGACTGAAGAATGCTGTGACATTAGAAGTACGTGGTGAAGTGTTCATGCCGAAAAAATCGTTTGAAACACTTAATGAGCTTCGTCTGCAAGCAGAAGAGGAGCCTTTTGCAAATCCACGAAATGCGGCAGCGGGATCGATTAGACAGCTAGATCCAAAGATTGCAGCGAAAAGAAATCTTGATATTTTTCTTTATAGCATAGCCGATTTAGGTGGAACGGGTATCGAAAGACATAGTGAAGCCCTCGATTATCTTGAAAAAGAAGGCTTCAAAACAAATGCAGAAAGAAAAAAATGTGAAACAATAGAGGAAGTACTCTCTGTTATCGAAGGAATTTCCGAAAAAAGAGCGAATCTTTCGTATGATATAGATGGCATCGTCATTAAAGTAGATTCACTAGCACAGCAGGAGGAGCTAGGGTTTACAGCCAAAAGTCCTCGCTGGGCGATTGCCTACAAATTTCCCGCTGAAGAAGTGATGACAAAGCTGTTAGATATTGAATTAAGTGTTGGGAGAACGGGAGTCATTACCCCGACGGCTATTCTAGAGCCTGTACGTGTTGCGGGCACGACTGTACAACGAGCTTCCCTACATAACGAAGATTTAATTCGAGAAAAAGACATCAAAATCGGGGATACCGTTGTAGTGAAAAAAGCGGGAGATATTATTCCTGAGGTCGTTAACGTCCTAACTGAGCAGAGAACAGGTGAGGAAAAAACCTTCACCATGCCTACACATTGCCCAGCCTGTGAAAGTGAGCTCGTGCGTATTGAAGGGGAGGTCGCCCTTCGTTGTATTAATCCACAATGTCCAGCTCAAATAACAGAAGGTCTCATCCATTTTGTGTCAAGAAATGCGATGAACATTGATGGTCTAGGTGAACGTGTTGTGATCCAGCTTTTCCAGGCAGGATTAATTAAAGATGTAGCGGACTTATATCGTCTTACACGAGATCAGCTGTTACAGCTGGAACGTATGGGTGAAAAGTCAACGGACAACTTACTAAAGGCTATTGAGCAATCGAAGGATAATTCGTTAGAAAGATTGCTGTTCGGATTAGGAATTCGTCATGTTGGGGCTAAGGCGGCCAAAACGCTAGCACAAAACTTCGAGACCATTGAACAGCTACAAGAAGCGACAGTTGAGCAATTAATCGCCATTAACGAAATAGGTGATAAAATGGCTGATGCCATTCATACCTATTTCCAAAACCCTGACGTTCAACACCTTATTCAAGAGCTTCAATCCTTAGGTGTGAACACTAGCTACAAGGGACCAAAGCTAGTGAAAGTAGAGGATAGTGACTCTTATCTAGCAGGAAAAACAGTTGTTTTAACTGGGAAACTAGAACAAATGTCGCGTAATGAAGCAAAAGAAGGAATTGAAGCCTTAGGTGGTAAAGTAACCGGTAGTGTAAGCAAAAGCACAGATCTTGTTGTTGCTGGGGAAGCAGCAGGAAGTAAGCTGAAAAAAGCTGAGGAATTGCAGATAGAAGTTTGGGACGAGGCAAGACTGATAGAAGAAATGAAAAAATAA
- the pcrA gene encoding DNA helicase PcrA gives MQQKAVKTTDGPLLLMAGAGSGKTRVLTHRIAYLMAEKQVAPWNILAITFTNKAAREMKDRIHAILGPGADDIWISTFHSMCVRILRRDSDRMGINRNFSILDTTDQLSVIKTVLKEKNLDPKKYEPRSLLGSISSAKNELITPEEYEKTAASHYEQMVSDVYKDYQKKLRKNQSLDFDDLIMSTIQLFQRVPEVLATYQRKFQYIHVDEYQDTNRAQYMLVKLLASRFQNLCVVGDSDQSIYRWRGADIANILSFEKDYPQAQTILLEQNYRSTKLILEAANEVIQHNSNRKPKKLWTDNQQGSKITYYRADSESAEGQFVAGKIKQLVDSGQRKLSEIAILYRTNAQSRIIEEVLLKSNLNYTIVGGIKFYDRKEIKDLLAYLRVMANPDDDISLARIINVPKRGVGSTSFDKIANYAIAHDISIFKALEEIEQIGVSARVVNALIEFRELIRNLGNMQDYLSVTELAEEIIEKSGYKEMLKIEKTIEAQSRLENIDEFLSVTQSFEKQNEDKSLVAFLTDLALVADIDKLDEEDQDQKEAVVLMTLHSAKGLEFPVVFLIGLEEGVFPHSRSLMEEDEMEEERRLAYVGITRAEQELFLTNAQMRTLFGKTNMNPESRFISEIPSELIENLNEQIKTKQSSASPFSAQRRVEKRPPVSRPIATATGGDDIGWAVGDKAEHKKWGIGTVVSVKGTGEGKELDIAFPSPVGIKRLLAKFAPINRL, from the coding sequence ATGCAACAAAAAGCAGTAAAAACAACAGATGGTCCCTTGCTTTTAATGGCAGGAGCAGGTAGTGGTAAGACGAGAGTATTAACACATCGTATCGCCTATTTAATGGCGGAAAAACAAGTTGCTCCTTGGAACATATTAGCGATCACGTTTACAAATAAAGCAGCACGAGAGATGAAAGACAGAATACATGCGATTTTAGGGCCTGGTGCAGATGATATCTGGATCTCGACCTTCCACTCCATGTGCGTCCGTATTTTACGACGTGATAGTGACAGAATGGGAATAAATCGTAACTTTTCGATACTTGATACGACAGATCAATTGTCGGTTATAAAAACAGTCTTAAAAGAGAAAAACTTGGATCCGAAAAAATACGAACCAAGAAGCCTTCTAGGTTCTATTAGTAGTGCGAAAAATGAACTCATTACTCCTGAAGAATATGAGAAAACAGCTGCCAGTCATTATGAACAAATGGTGAGTGATGTTTATAAAGACTATCAAAAGAAGCTTCGAAAAAACCAATCACTAGACTTTGACGACTTAATTATGTCGACCATTCAATTGTTTCAACGTGTGCCAGAGGTTCTTGCAACATATCAGCGTAAATTCCAATATATCCATGTTGATGAGTATCAGGATACAAATAGAGCACAATATATGCTAGTAAAACTATTAGCATCTCGTTTTCAAAATCTATGTGTCGTAGGGGATTCAGATCAGTCTATCTATCGCTGGCGTGGAGCGGATATTGCGAATATCCTTTCATTTGAAAAGGATTATCCACAAGCTCAAACGATTTTACTAGAGCAAAACTATCGCTCAACGAAATTGATTCTTGAAGCAGCGAATGAGGTTATTCAACATAACTCAAATCGTAAACCGAAGAAATTATGGACAGACAATCAGCAGGGATCTAAAATAACGTATTACCGTGCGGATAGTGAATCTGCAGAAGGACAGTTTGTTGCAGGGAAAATCAAACAGCTTGTAGACTCTGGGCAGCGAAAGCTTTCTGAGATAGCGATTCTATATCGTACGAATGCACAATCACGTATCATTGAGGAAGTATTGCTTAAATCGAATTTGAATTACACCATCGTTGGTGGGATTAAGTTCTACGATCGTAAAGAGATTAAAGACTTACTTGCATATTTACGTGTGATGGCAAACCCTGATGATGATATTAGCTTAGCTAGAATCATTAACGTACCAAAGCGCGGTGTAGGATCAACGTCATTTGATAAAATCGCGAACTATGCGATTGCACATGATATCTCTATTTTCAAAGCATTAGAAGAGATTGAGCAAATTGGCGTTAGCGCACGTGTTGTGAATGCATTAATAGAGTTCAGAGAGTTAATTCGAAACTTAGGGAACATGCAGGATTATTTATCAGTGACTGAGCTAGCAGAAGAAATTATCGAGAAATCTGGCTATAAGGAAATGCTTAAGATTGAAAAAACAATTGAAGCGCAAAGTCGACTTGAAAATATTGATGAGTTCTTATCTGTTACACAATCGTTTGAAAAGCAAAATGAAGATAAAAGCTTAGTTGCGTTTTTAACAGACTTAGCGTTAGTCGCTGATATTGACAAGCTAGATGAAGAGGATCAAGACCAAAAAGAAGCTGTCGTTCTCATGACCCTACACTCTGCTAAAGGACTAGAATTCCCAGTCGTCTTCTTAATCGGTTTGGAGGAAGGGGTATTCCCACATAGTCGATCGTTAATGGAAGAGGATGAGATGGAGGAGGAACGTCGTTTAGCCTACGTAGGAATTACGCGTGCTGAACAGGAGCTTTTCTTAACGAATGCTCAAATGCGTACGCTTTTTGGTAAAACAAACATGAATCCAGAATCTCGTTTTATCTCGGAAATTCCAAGCGAGCTTATTGAGAATTTAAATGAACAGATTAAAACAAAGCAATCATCTGCCTCTCCTTTTAGCGCACAACGACGTGTGGAGAAGCGTCCACCCGTTTCTAGACCTATTGCAACTGCAACAGGTGGAGATGATATTGGCTGGGCTGTTGGAGACAAAGCAGAGCATAAAAAATGGGGAATAGGAACGGTTGTAAGTGTAAAAGGAACAGGAGAAGGAAAGGAATTAGATATTGCCTTCCCGAGCCCAGTTGGAATTAAACGCCTACTTGCCAAATTTGCCCCAATCAATCGTTTATAA
- the pruA gene encoding L-glutamate gamma-semialdehyde dehydrogenase, with protein MVVPYKHEPFTDFTVEENRLAFEKGLLEVGTYLGEHYDLVINGERIKTEDQLVSVNPANKAEIIGTVSKATKEHAEKAMQVADETFKTWRKSKPEMRADILFRAAAIVRRRKHEFSALLVKEAGKPWNEADADTAEAIDFMEYYGRQMLSIKDGFKVESRPIEYNRFTYIPLGIGIIISPWNFAFAIMAGMTSAAVVSGNTVLLKPASTTPVVAAKFIEVLEEAGLPKGVVNYVPGSGAEVGDYLVDHPRTRFVSFTGSRDVGVRIYERAAKVQEGQIWLKRVIAEMGGKDTIVVDSSADVELAAQSIVASAFGFSGQKCSACSRAVIVEDVYDQVLERAIELTNNLSVGETLSPSVYMGPVIDQAAYDKIMSYIEIGSSEGKLVAGGIGNDTKGFFISPTIFADVDEEARLMKEEIFGPVVAFCKAKDFDHALEIANHTDYGLTGAVITNNRDHIEKAREDFHVGNLYFNRGCTGAIVGYQPFGGFNMSGTDSKAGGPDYLLLHMQAKTTSEML; from the coding sequence ATGGTCGTACCTTACAAACATGAACCCTTTACCGATTTTACTGTAGAAGAGAATAGGTTGGCATTTGAAAAAGGTCTACTTGAGGTTGGGACTTATTTAGGCGAGCATTATGATCTCGTGATTAACGGGGAACGGATAAAAACGGAGGATCAACTTGTTTCTGTAAATCCTGCTAATAAAGCAGAGATCATTGGAACAGTATCAAAAGCAACGAAAGAGCATGCAGAAAAGGCTATGCAAGTGGCCGATGAGACGTTTAAGACATGGAGGAAATCTAAGCCGGAAATGAGGGCAGACATCTTATTCCGAGCGGCGGCCATTGTTCGCCGAAGAAAGCATGAATTTTCTGCGTTACTTGTAAAGGAAGCAGGAAAACCATGGAATGAAGCGGATGCAGATACAGCGGAAGCGATTGATTTCATGGAGTACTATGGGCGACAAATGCTTTCAATAAAGGATGGTTTTAAGGTGGAAAGTCGTCCGATTGAATATAATCGGTTCACCTACATACCACTAGGAATTGGGATTATTATTTCACCATGGAATTTTGCCTTTGCAATTATGGCTGGCATGACATCGGCAGCAGTTGTATCGGGTAATACGGTTCTATTAAAACCCGCAAGCACAACACCTGTCGTAGCAGCAAAGTTTATAGAAGTATTAGAGGAAGCTGGTTTACCAAAGGGAGTAGTAAATTATGTACCTGGAAGTGGAGCGGAGGTTGGCGATTATCTCGTCGATCATCCTCGGACACGATTTGTTAGCTTCACGGGCTCAAGGGATGTAGGCGTTCGGATTTATGAGCGTGCTGCTAAGGTACAGGAAGGGCAAATTTGGCTTAAGCGTGTGATTGCCGAAATGGGAGGAAAAGATACCATTGTCGTGGATTCTTCAGCTGATGTAGAATTGGCGGCTCAATCTATTGTCGCATCAGCATTTGGCTTTTCAGGACAAAAATGTTCAGCCTGCTCACGAGCGGTTATAGTAGAGGATGTGTACGATCAAGTACTAGAAAGAGCGATTGAGCTCACGAATAATCTATCTGTTGGGGAAACCTTAAGTCCTTCGGTATATATGGGGCCTGTCATTGATCAAGCTGCCTATGACAAAATCATGAGTTATATCGAAATTGGTAGCTCAGAAGGAAAGCTAGTTGCTGGAGGAATAGGAAATGATACAAAGGGCTTTTTTATTTCACCAACCATATTTGCCGATGTAGATGAAGAGGCAAGATTAATGAAGGAAGAGATCTTTGGTCCTGTGGTGGCTTTTTGCAAAGCGAAGGATTTTGATCATGCATTAGAGATTGCAAATCACACAGATTACGGTCTAACGGGAGCGGTTATAACTAATAATCGAGATCATATTGAAAAAGCGCGCGAGGATTTTCATGTTGGAAATCTTTATTTTAACAGAGGCTGTACAGGAGCTATTGTAGGCTATCAGCCGTTTGGCGGATTTAATATGTCAGGAACAGATTCCAAGGCAGGTGGACCTGACTACTTGTTGCTTCACATGCAAGCAAAAACGACATCTGAGATGCTATGA
- a CDS encoding CamS family sex pheromone protein, which produces MRKIYYLVLASFLLLTACAPNFGEQEEIVKETEDDTTEKAIIPKYNISDSYYKMILPFQPGEARGLVTKQLNTRLDIDEFETGLMRLAQDTFSTDKYLYQEGQYIKSDVIKSWLSRKLTGKDLEAAKEKAKKEKKEYVELGLNPALPEPTEEAGLEEINEENPIYLAHMLEHNYLIQKEDTGELGGIVLGLAMNSVHYYKQENGYAREYKIDRDELLAKGKEIAQEVVNRARSIQGLEDVPIVIGIYEQEESKSIVPGSFVAKTVVKEGSREVGKWTEIDEKYYFFPSADATSAHRDDAQMFSRFKDDIEEFFPNYTGVIGKAFYRNGEMSYLDIEIPMQFYGKAEVVGFTQFVTGKVMDYFPDYISLEVNIMSTTGQEALILKESDQEEPTVHIYK; this is translated from the coding sequence TTGAGAAAAATATATTATCTGGTGCTAGCGAGCTTTCTACTTCTAACAGCATGTGCACCTAATTTCGGAGAGCAGGAAGAAATCGTAAAGGAAACAGAGGATGACACGACAGAAAAGGCGATTATCCCAAAGTACAATATCTCAGATTCGTACTATAAGATGATTCTACCATTTCAACCAGGGGAAGCAAGAGGGTTAGTGACGAAGCAGTTAAACACAAGACTTGATATTGATGAATTTGAAACAGGCTTAATGAGGCTTGCTCAAGATACGTTTTCAACGGATAAATACCTTTACCAAGAAGGTCAGTATATTAAAAGTGATGTCATTAAAAGCTGGTTAAGCAGAAAGCTAACGGGTAAAGATCTTGAGGCGGCAAAAGAAAAAGCCAAAAAAGAAAAGAAGGAATATGTCGAGCTAGGATTGAATCCTGCGTTACCAGAGCCAACAGAGGAAGCGGGACTTGAGGAGATTAACGAAGAAAACCCAATCTACCTTGCTCATATGCTTGAGCATAATTACCTGATTCAAAAAGAGGATACAGGTGAATTAGGCGGTATTGTTCTTGGATTAGCAATGAATTCTGTTCACTATTACAAGCAAGAGAATGGCTATGCCCGTGAATACAAAATTGATCGTGACGAGTTATTGGCAAAAGGAAAAGAAATAGCACAAGAAGTTGTTAACAGAGCAAGAAGTATTCAAGGCTTAGAGGATGTTCCGATTGTGATTGGTATTTATGAGCAAGAAGAGAGTAAATCCATTGTGCCAGGAAGCTTTGTGGCAAAAACAGTCGTAAAAGAAGGAAGTAGAGAAGTTGGGAAATGGACAGAAATAGATGAAAAGTATTATTTCTTCCCTTCTGCAGATGCAACTAGTGCGCATCGTGATGATGCGCAAATGTTTAGTCGTTTCAAGGACGATATTGAAGAGTTTTTCCCTAATTACACAGGTGTAATTGGAAAAGCCTTTTATCGTAATGGTGAAATGAGCTATTTAGATATTGAAATCCCTATGCAATTTTATGGAAAGGCAGAGGTTGTTGGTTTTACTCAATTTGTGACCGGGAAGGTTATGGATTATTTCCCAGATTATATCTCACTCGAAGTGAATATTATGTCAACAACAGGTCAAGAAGCCCTCATTCTTAAAGAGTCAGACCAAGAGGAGCCAACTGTCCATATATACAAGTAA